The Geodermatophilaceae bacterium NBWT11 genome has a segment encoding these proteins:
- a CDS encoding wax ester/triacylglycerol synthase family O-acyltransferase, translating into MVDRLTSLDASFLYLEEPDTPMHVAGVLVLESPRGGLDHEDLVDLVRSRLPLVPRFRQRVVEVPGHLANPAWVDDPDFDVTYHVRRSALPRPGSEEQLLDLVARLTARPLDHSRPLWEMYLVEGLADDRIAVVTKTHPALVDGLGAIDIGQVILDDVPVLADRPAPVDDWRPRRPPGSVELVWEAVEEYVQRPTAVLDTLRTATGDVRTTAGRLLGTAGSVLSALARTTVRPAPTSPLNGAVGRQRRVAVARADLDDLKTVRKALGGTVNDVLLATITGALREWLLSRGEPVIGSTSIRALVPVSVRPESGDGEFEAGTRVSSFLLDLPVGEPNPRVRLARIGYAMRGASQQGQSVGASALVALSGFAPPTLHALGARAASGLSRRLFNLLITNVPGPQVPLYAAGARMLEVFPVVPLARGQGLSIGLTSYDGTVYVGLNADRDGVSDVDVLADLIEQEVAALVEAVR; encoded by the coding sequence GTGGTCGATCGCCTCACCTCGCTGGACGCGTCGTTCCTGTACCTCGAGGAACCCGACACGCCCATGCACGTCGCGGGCGTCCTGGTGCTCGAGTCCCCCCGCGGTGGGCTCGACCACGAGGACCTCGTGGACCTGGTGCGTTCCCGCCTGCCGCTGGTGCCCCGGTTCCGGCAGCGGGTCGTCGAGGTGCCCGGGCACCTGGCCAACCCGGCCTGGGTGGACGACCCGGACTTCGACGTGACCTACCACGTGCGCCGCTCCGCACTGCCCCGCCCGGGCTCGGAGGAGCAGCTCCTGGACCTCGTCGCCCGGCTCACCGCCCGACCGCTGGACCACAGCCGGCCGCTGTGGGAGATGTACCTGGTCGAGGGGCTGGCCGACGACCGGATCGCGGTGGTCACCAAGACCCACCCCGCCCTGGTCGACGGCCTGGGCGCCATCGACATCGGGCAGGTGATCCTGGACGACGTCCCGGTGCTCGCCGACCGGCCGGCCCCGGTCGACGACTGGCGCCCGCGGCGCCCCCCGGGGTCGGTGGAGCTGGTGTGGGAGGCCGTCGAGGAGTACGTGCAGCGCCCCACCGCGGTCCTGGACACCCTCCGGACGGCCACCGGTGACGTGCGGACCACAGCGGGTCGGCTGCTCGGCACGGCCGGCTCGGTGCTGTCGGCCCTGGCCCGCACCACGGTGCGCCCGGCCCCGACCAGCCCGCTCAACGGCGCGGTGGGCCGCCAGCGGCGCGTCGCCGTCGCCCGGGCCGACCTCGACGACCTCAAGACCGTCCGCAAGGCCCTCGGCGGCACGGTCAACGACGTGCTCCTGGCCACGATCACCGGCGCGCTGCGCGAGTGGCTGCTGTCCCGGGGAGAGCCCGTCATCGGCTCCACCTCCATCCGGGCGCTGGTGCCGGTGTCGGTGCGCCCGGAGTCCGGGGACGGGGAGTTCGAGGCCGGCACCCGCGTGTCCTCCTTCCTCCTGGACCTCCCGGTGGGGGAGCCCAACCCCCGCGTCCGGCTGGCCCGGATCGGCTACGCCATGCGCGGTGCCTCCCAGCAGGGCCAGTCGGTGGGCGCCTCTGCGCTGGTCGCGCTGTCGGGCTTCGCGCCCCCGACGCTGCACGCCCTGGGCGCCCGGGCGGCCAGCGGGCTGTCCCGGCGGTTGTTCAACCTGCTCATCACGAACGTGCCCGGTCCGCAGGTGCCGCTCTACGCCGCCGGCGCCCGGATGCTGGAGGTCTTCCCGGTCGTCCCGCTGGCGCGCGGACAGGGTCTGTCGATCGGGCTGACCAGCTACGACGGCACCGTCTACGTCGGGCTCAACGCCGACCGGGACGGCGTGAGCGACGTCGACGTGCTCGCCGACCTGATCGAGCAGGAGGTCGCCGCCCTCGTCGAGGCGGTCCGCTGA